One part of the Phoenix dactylifera cultivar Barhee BC4 chromosome 4, palm_55x_up_171113_PBpolish2nd_filt_p, whole genome shotgun sequence genome encodes these proteins:
- the LOC103718214 gene encoding uncharacterized protein LOC103718214 has product MAASSTSSATKSLFHSLKRFFKAPWEITGPCSDPEYRTALPKATDYRHFCPATAPGKVSVPTSEPETVFAIGYYPRDRRRDRPPVRRTVLKKADVEKMMAEKTFGPGDFPPVYLTERVQEDENTRGGGYQK; this is encoded by the coding sequence aTGGctgcctcctccacctcctccgccaCCAAATCCCTCTTCCATTCCCTCAAGAGGTTCTTCAAGGCACCCTGGGAGATCACCGGCCCCTGCTCCGACCCCGAATACCGGACCGCCCTCCCCAAAGCCACCGACTACCGCCACTTCTGCCCCGCCACTGCCCCGGGCAAGGTCTCCGTCCCCACCTCGGAACCCGAGACCGTCTTCGCCATCGGGTACTACCCCCGCGACCGCCGCCGTGATCGGCCCCCCGTCCGTCGTACCGTGCTAAAGAAGGCCGACGTCGAGAAGATGATGGCCGAGAAGACCTTCGGCCCCGGCGACTTCCCGCCGGTGTACCTTACCGAGCGGGTCCAGGAGGACGAGAACACCAGGGGAGGCGGGTACCAGAAATAG
- the LOC103718213 gene encoding nuclear transport factor 2-like, which produces MAFPTATPVRTPSPQEVGSAFIKQYYPILHRGPESAYKFYQDSSIISRPDSNGVMASATTTQAINDMILSMDYKRYEVKIWTADSQPSYDEGVIVLVTGCLIGTDKIPRKFTQTFFLAPQMGGFFVLNDVFRFLDESQPDGINQSLVSTTIDGAATDSKLTLVQDSHVPDPATVISEAKLASAEEASIPSENGGLVVQDKVTVDPPVQPHIACEIRTSIAQEDVPKKSYASIVKDMKGSASSKPVYVPTTKLQPAPTNPEKPFIQSTAPSLTPEVLARKNDTISESSNSSNSHEGHSIYIGNLPLNATARQVEEEFKKFGPIKPRGVQVRIHKFEHFCFGFIEFESPESMKAAIGASPVMIGDKLAVVREKRPKTRVSNGVLNNGYGDGGKGYNLAGRGGFWSDNYRGRASFNANQGYGKNEFKNSGENSGRSQHPPC; this is translated from the exons ATGGCATTCCCAACTGCAACTCCTGTGCGTACCCCAAGTCCACAAGAA GTTGGCAGTGCATTTATCAAACAGTATTACCCAATTCTTCAtcgagggccagaaagtgcctACAAATTCTATCAGGACTCTAGCATTATTAGTCGTCCTGATTCCAATGGAGTAATGGCATCAGCCACTACAACGCAA GCCATCAATGatatgatattgtcaatggactATAAGAGATATGAAGTAAAGATATGGACCGCAGATTCACAACCCTCATACGATGAGGGGGTGATTGTCTTAGTTACTGGATGCTTGATTGGAACCGATAAGATCCCACGGAAATTTACTCAAACATTTTTTCTTGCCCCACAGATGGGAGGTTTTTTCGTTCTTAATGATGTTTTTAGATTTTTGGATGAAAGCCAGCCAGATGGAATCAATCAAAGTTTAGTTAGTACCACCATAGATGGTGCTGCGACTGATTCAA AGCTGACTTTGGTGCAAGACAGTCATGTACCAGACCCTGCAACTGTCATTTCTGAGGCGAAGCTTGCCAGTGCTGAGGAAGCTTCTATCCCATCAGAAAATGGAGGCCTAGTTGTTCAAGATAAGGTTACTGTAGATCCACCAGTTCAACCACATATAGCTTGTGAAATAAGGACTTCCATTGCTCAAGAAGATGTGCCTAAGAAGTCCTATGCATCAATT GTTAAAGATATGAAAGGAAGTGCATCAAGTAAACCAGTTTATGTTCCTACTACCAAGTTGCAGCCAGCCCCCACAAACCCTGAGAAACCATTTATACAATCCACTGCTCCTAGTCTTACACCTGAAGTTCTTGCTAGAAAGAACGATACAATCTCTGAGAGCAGCAATTCTAGCAATTCCCATGAAG GTCATTCCATTTATATTGGGAATCTGCCCCTGAATGCCACAGCTCGACAAGTCGAGGAGGAGTTTAAGAAATTTGGACCTATTAAACCTCGTGGTGTCCAAGTCAGGATCCACAAG TTTGAGCACTTCTGCTTTGGGTTTATTGAGTTTGAGTCACCAGAATCCATGAAAGCTGCAATTGGG GCATCACCTGTCATGATTGGAGACAAACTAGCTGTTGTCAGGGAAAAGAGACCCAAAACACGAG TTTCCAATGGTGTTCTTAACAATGGCTATGGTGATGGCGGCAAGGGATACAATCTTGCAGGAAGGGGTGGGTTCTGGAGTGATAACTATAGGGGGCGTGCAAGCTTCAATGCCAACCAGGGATATGGAAAGAACGAGTTTAAGAATTCGGGTGAGAATTCAGGCCGCAGCCAGCATCCTCCATGCTAA
- the LOC103718212 gene encoding uncharacterized protein LOC103718212: MEAVGICSSRVRLSPSLTKIKVGNSLLIKSMATQKPGTRVTGTRKGSTVFPLGEPGPREINNSAPPVKLLTNVEKLRLLTKAEKAGLLSAAEKFGFSLSTVERLGLLTKAEELGVLSAATDPGTPGTLLSLSLVLLVLGPLCVYVVPEQYPWEVALQVVVALACVVGGSAAFAAWNFVSNLQRSS, from the exons atgGAGGCTGTGGGTATTTGCAGCAGTAGAGTAAGGCTCTCACCTTCTCTCACCAAAATAAAAGTTGGAAATTCTCTCCTTATCAAATCAATGGCCACCCAGAAGCCTGGAACCAGAGTTACAGGTACCAGGAAG GGATCAACTGTGTTCCCTTTGGGTGAGCCAGGTCCACGAGAAATAAACAACAGTGCACCGCCTGTAAAGCTCTTAACTAACGTGGAAAAGCTTAGGCTCCTAACCAAAGCGGAGAAAGCAGGACTACTGTCAGCAGCTGAGAAATTTGGCTTCTCACTGTCCACAGTGGAGAGGCTGGGCCTCCTCACAAAGGCAGAGGAGCTAGGGGTGTTGTCTGCAGCCACAGACCCCGGTACCCCAGGAACACTGTTGAGCTTAAGCCTTGTCCTTTTGGTGTTGGGTCCTTTATGTGTCTATGTTGTGCCTGAGCAGTATCCATGGGAAGTGGCCCTGCAGGTCGTGGTGGCTTTGGCCTGTGTGGTTGGTGGATCAGCAGCTTTTGCTGCTTGGAATTTTGTATCAAACTTGCAGAGGTCAAGCTAA